A genomic segment from Solenopsis invicta isolate M01_SB chromosome 5, UNIL_Sinv_3.0, whole genome shotgun sequence encodes:
- the LOC105195242 gene encoding peptidyl-prolyl cis-trans isomerase D, which yields MKPLSAEKKSPLTNEDNPVVFLDVVIGPEKVGKIVIELFKDIVPRTAENFRALCTGERGAGSKARKLHYKGTIFHKVISHFKIQGGDIVNFNGTSGESIYGPFFEDENFTLKHESAGLLSMVNEGRPHTNNSQFIIILESSPHLDNLNVVFGKVVAGMGTVLEMSKVKTEKDDVPVEQICIVDCGEFKKGETWQLQENDGTEDVYTPFPEDWNYILHDGKLTHKFMESVIKNIKDSGNDYFAKQNFVDAGRKYKKALRYYVWMSKQQNMSDTFYASLTDLKSILLLNLAAVHLKQEKYNKTIDLCNEVLETDNTNTVILKKALFRRGQAYTSLNEYKLGLKDFSRLFELCPDKAILNEIKKTLKSIIEFHHWMKKFSEYIIS from the exons ATGAAGCCGCTCTCGGCAGAGAAGAAAAGTCCACTCACTAACGAGGACAATCCCGTAGTTTTCCTGGATGTCGTGATCGGACCTGAAAAAG TTGGAAAAATCGTCATAGAGCTCTTCAAGGACATCGTGCCGCGTACCGCGGAGAATTTCCGCGCGCTGTGCACCGGCGAGAGGGGCGCAGGATCAAAGGCTAGGAAGTTACACTATAAGGGAACTATCTTTCACAAAG TCATTTCACACTTCAAGATCCAGGGTGGCGATATTGTCAATTTCAATGGCACCAGTGGGGAGAGTATTTATGGTCCTTTCTTTGAGGACGAGAACTTCACGTTGAAACATGAGTCCGCTGGGCTACTTAGCATGGTGAATGAGGGGAGGCCGCATACCAACAATTCTCAATTTATCATCATCCTTGAATCAAGTCCGCATCTGGACAACCTTAATGTAGTATTTGGAAAGGTTGTAGCAGGCATGGGTACAGTGTTAGAGATGAGTAAAGTAAAAACTGAAAAGGATGATGTTCCAGTTGAG CAAATATGTATAGTGGATTGTGGAGAATTCAAGAAAGGCGAGACTTGGCAATTGCAGGAGAATGACGGAACCGAAGACGTTTATACCCCTTTTCCAGAAGATTGGAATTACATTTTGCACGACGGCAAGCTCACa cACAAATTCATGGAAAGTGTAATAAAGAACATAAAAGATTCTGGAAATGATTATTTTGCAAAGCAGAACTTTGTGGATGCCGGTAGAAAGTATAAGAAGGCATTACGGTATTATGTCTGGATGAGCAAACAGCAAAACATGTCAGATACATTTTATGCCTCGCTAACGGATcttaaatcaattttgttacTTAATTTAGCTGCTGTACATTTAAAGcaggaaaaatataataaaactatagaTCTTTGTAACGAG GTTTTGGAAACGGATAATACAAACAcagttattttgaaaaaagcGTTATTTCGAAGAGGACAAGCCTACACATCCTTGAATGAATATAAATTAggattaaaagatttttctcgGCTGTTTGAACTATGTCCTGACAAGGCTAttctgaatgaaataaaaaaa acatTAAAATCCATCATCGAATTCCACCATTGGATGAAAAAATTCAGTGAATAtatcatttcttga